Proteins co-encoded in one Desulfoplanes formicivorans genomic window:
- a CDS encoding IMP cyclohydrolase: MSDLKTMYKTIQSDPFPPTMTVTLGETTLTFHKRTWTINGQEQGLRYGENPDQPAALYELKQGVLQLGGVTLRQGGEALVSGMTEEQMIQAGKHPGKINLTDVDNGINILQYLTAKPAAVILKHNNPCGAAWSDEGIDTALFKAFWADRIAAFGGAIVVNRPLNAKAAEIIASGYFEVVAAPSFEPGTVDTLKSRKNLRILEIPGLAKLETLVNTPFLDLKSLTDGGIIAQFSFRNKILAADDFLPAEATSKDGSTFIARGPSKQEADDLVFAWAVEAGVTSNSVIMAKNGVTTAIGTGEQDRVGCVELAIHKAYTKYADNLAFEEQSCSLYELKEKALQDENARTLLEDIMARTNKAKGGLPGSVMVSDGFFPFRDGVDVALAQGITAIAQPGGSIRDHEVIQAVNQAVPQVAMVFTGQRSFKH, from the coding sequence GTGAGCGATTTGAAAACCATGTACAAGACCATTCAATCCGATCCCTTTCCCCCCACCATGACCGTAACCCTGGGAGAGACCACCCTGACCTTTCACAAGAGAACCTGGACCATCAACGGCCAGGAACAGGGGCTGCGCTATGGAGAAAATCCCGACCAGCCCGCCGCCCTGTACGAACTCAAACAGGGCGTTCTCCAACTGGGCGGGGTCACCCTGCGCCAGGGCGGGGAGGCTCTGGTTTCCGGCATGACCGAAGAACAGATGATCCAGGCGGGCAAGCATCCCGGCAAGATCAATCTGACCGACGTGGACAACGGCATCAATATCCTCCAGTATCTCACCGCCAAACCCGCTGCCGTCATCCTCAAACACAACAACCCCTGTGGCGCGGCCTGGTCCGACGAGGGCATAGACACGGCCCTGTTCAAGGCCTTCTGGGCCGACCGCATTGCCGCCTTTGGCGGGGCCATTGTGGTCAACCGGCCCCTCAATGCCAAGGCCGCCGAGATCATTGCCTCGGGATATTTTGAGGTGGTTGCGGCCCCCTCTTTTGAACCCGGCACCGTGGACACCCTCAAATCGCGTAAAAACCTGCGCATCCTGGAAATCCCCGGCCTGGCCAAGCTGGAAACCCTGGTGAACACTCCCTTTCTGGACCTCAAGTCCCTCACCGACGGCGGGATCATTGCCCAGTTTTCCTTCCGCAACAAGATCCTTGCAGCCGACGATTTCCTGCCTGCCGAAGCCACGTCCAAAGACGGTTCCACCTTCATCGCCCGGGGTCCTTCCAAGCAAGAAGCCGACGATCTCGTATTTGCCTGGGCTGTTGAGGCCGGGGTCACGTCCAACTCCGTGATCATGGCCAAGAACGGGGTGACCACGGCCATCGGCACGGGTGAACAGGACCGGGTGGGATGCGTGGAACTGGCCATCCACAAGGCTTATACCAAGTATGCCGACAACCTGGCCTTTGAGGAACAGAGCTGCTCCCTGTACGAGCTCAAGGAAAAGGCCCTCCAGGATGAAAACGCCCGAACGCTCCTTGAGGACATCATGGCCCGTACAAACAAGGCCAAGGGCGGATTGCCCGGATCAGTCATGGTCTCCGACGGCTTCTTCCCCTTTCGCGACGGCGTTGACGTGGCCCTGGCCCAGGGCATCACGGCCATTGCCCAGCCCGGCGGGTCCATCCGCGATCACGAGGTCATCCAGGCCGTCAATCAGGCCGTGCCCCAGGTAGCCATGGTCTTCACGGGCCAGCGCTCGTTCAAGCATTAA
- a CDS encoding transglycosylase SLT domain-containing protein, with protein sequence MRTSLTTILHILVLVAIQAFLVSQLFEPKIRSDGFRVAYVPDETTISRLSPYGPGFDRELVEHFCRKHRLVPKWIPVESPRAGLDAVENGHADMFIHTGEPDLASHGDHLAAGPAYRGSHPVLIHNKWKQDLLHPEDICAYSLPVARNPHMLPALASLTDVLGCPDMDRRASSLTMHNLLETMTRERLRFGLVGATAFKLWQPFFPEIRTSLELHHHIATRWIWNTRTGSRAKALAALWADLPHSSFFRELKARYFGFFPQTTDFYELSHLAGVLNSKLPRYGPTIAQVARENDLDPLLVTALIYQESHFNARATSKTGVRGLLQISQNTAAELGISNRLDPLQSIEGGVRYLRSLVDRLQPLGLDAWNTLFFALAAYNQGMGHLRDAMTLAEQRGRNKHSWRDVKEVFPLLSYRKYYQEAAHGYCRGIEVVDYVDSIRYYYYYLTGLVRLERPEGAHLALLAGQEKGNEPPDSST encoded by the coding sequence ATGCGTACTTCTCTGACAACCATCCTGCACATACTGGTCCTCGTGGCCATCCAGGCCTTTCTGGTCAGCCAACTTTTCGAGCCGAAAATCCGTTCGGACGGTTTTCGGGTGGCCTATGTGCCCGACGAGACGACCATCTCCCGGCTTTCCCCGTATGGCCCGGGATTCGACCGGGAACTGGTGGAACACTTCTGCCGCAAGCACCGGCTCGTGCCGAAATGGATTCCGGTGGAATCGCCCAGGGCAGGCTTGGACGCCGTGGAAAACGGGCACGCCGACATGTTCATCCATACCGGGGAGCCGGACCTTGCCAGTCACGGCGACCACCTTGCCGCCGGCCCGGCCTACCGGGGAAGCCACCCGGTACTCATCCACAACAAATGGAAGCAGGATCTGCTCCATCCCGAGGACATCTGCGCCTACTCCCTGCCCGTTGCCCGCAATCCCCACATGCTTCCGGCCCTGGCATCCCTGACCGATGTTCTCGGTTGTCCGGACATGGACCGCCGGGCATCAAGTCTGACCATGCATAACCTGCTGGAAACAATGACCAGAGAACGACTTCGCTTCGGTCTGGTGGGGGCCACCGCGTTCAAGCTCTGGCAGCCCTTTTTCCCGGAGATCAGGACCTCCCTGGAACTGCACCATCACATTGCCACCCGATGGATATGGAATACCCGAACCGGCAGCAGGGCCAAGGCACTTGCGGCCTTGTGGGCGGATCTTCCCCATTCGTCCTTTTTCCGGGAGCTCAAGGCGCGCTATTTCGGATTCTTTCCCCAAACAACGGATTTTTATGAACTCTCCCACCTGGCCGGTGTTCTGAACAGCAAGCTGCCCCGCTATGGCCCGACCATTGCCCAGGTTGCCCGGGAAAACGACCTTGATCCCCTGCTGGTGACGGCCCTCATCTATCAGGAATCCCATTTCAATGCCCGGGCCACAAGCAAAACCGGCGTGCGCGGATTGCTGCAGATCAGTCAGAACACAGCGGCTGAACTGGGCATTTCCAACCGGCTGGACCCCCTGCAAAGCATCGAGGGCGGGGTCAGGTATCTGCGAAGTCTGGTGGATCGGCTGCAGCCCCTTGGACTTGATGCCTGGAACACCCTGTTTTTTGCCCTGGCCGCCTACAACCAGGGCATGGGACACCTGCGCGACGCCATGACCCTTGCCGAGCAACGGGGCAGAAACAAACATTCCTGGCGGGACGTCAAGGAAGTCTTCCCCCTGCTCAGCTACCGCAAATACTACCAGGAAGCTGCCCACGGGTATTGTCGCGGCATCGAAGTCGTGGATTACGTGGATTCAATTCGCTACTACTATTATTACCTGACCGGACTAGTCAGGCTTGAGCGCCCCGAAGGCGCGCATCTGGCCCTTCTTGCCGGGCAGGAAAAGGGGAATGAACCACCCGATTCTTCCACCTGA
- a CDS encoding adenylosuccinate synthase — MSNTVVMGAQWGDEGKGKIVDLLTREADLIVRFQGGNNAGHTLVVGDTKCILHLIPSGILHADKICCIGNGVVLDPEVFCNELDGLVKHGRTIGPDHLMISKKTHVIMPYHKILDAAREAHKSGKDKIGTTGRGIGPCYEDKASRIGIRAGDLADMDLLRTKIQKALVEKNALFKNLYGLEPLMADEVLEQIRPFAQRTATYLGDVSAAIQETVSRGRSILFEGAQGTHLDIDHGTYPFVTSSNTVAGNAAAGGGCACKVLDRIVAVVKAYTTRVGSGPFPVELDDHAGTFLQEKGGEFGATTGRPRRCGWLDLVILRESVRLNGPTDIALTKLDVLGGLDEIKLCTSYRYDGREILYPPQEENSLARVEPVYESMPGWHEDISGCSDFQSLPQAARNYVLRVEELLGVPISLVSVGPDRDQTIRR; from the coding sequence ATGTCGAATACCGTGGTGATGGGAGCGCAATGGGGTGACGAGGGCAAGGGCAAGATCGTCGATCTGCTCACCCGGGAAGCGGACCTCATTGTTCGTTTTCAGGGAGGGAACAATGCCGGCCACACCCTGGTCGTGGGTGATACAAAATGCATCCTGCATCTCATCCCGTCGGGCATCCTGCATGCCGACAAGATCTGCTGCATCGGCAACGGGGTGGTCCTTGATCCCGAAGTTTTCTGCAACGAGTTGGACGGATTGGTGAAACACGGCCGAACCATTGGCCCGGATCATCTGATGATCAGCAAGAAAACCCATGTGATCATGCCGTACCACAAGATACTGGATGCCGCCAGGGAAGCCCACAAGTCCGGCAAGGACAAGATCGGAACCACCGGCCGGGGCATAGGACCCTGTTACGAAGACAAAGCCTCGCGCATAGGCATACGGGCCGGAGATTTGGCCGACATGGATCTGTTGCGCACGAAGATTCAAAAGGCCCTTGTGGAAAAGAACGCCCTGTTCAAGAATCTGTATGGCCTTGAGCCCCTGATGGCCGATGAGGTGCTTGAGCAGATCCGCCCCTTTGCCCAGCGTACGGCCACGTATCTGGGCGACGTGTCCGCAGCCATTCAGGAAACCGTTTCCAGGGGCCGTTCCATCCTGTTTGAGGGCGCCCAGGGAACCCATCTGGACATAGATCACGGCACCTATCCTTTTGTGACCTCATCCAATACGGTTGCCGGCAATGCGGCTGCAGGTGGCGGTTGTGCCTGTAAGGTGCTCGATCGCATCGTGGCCGTGGTCAAGGCCTATACAACAAGGGTGGGCAGCGGCCCGTTTCCCGTTGAACTCGACGACCACGCCGGAACCTTTCTCCAGGAAAAGGGCGGGGAATTCGGGGCGACCACGGGTCGACCCCGTCGGTGCGGCTGGCTTGATCTGGTCATCCTTCGGGAATCGGTTCGTCTCAACGGGCCCACGGATATCGCCCTGACCAAACTGGATGTTCTGGGCGGGCTGGACGAAATCAAGCTGTGCACCTCCTACAGGTACGATGGTCGCGAGATCCTGTACCCCCCCCAGGAAGAAAACAGCCTGGCCCGGGTCGAACCGGTGTACGAATCCATGCCGGGATGGCACGAGGACATCAGCGGCTGTTCGGATTTCCAGTCCCTGCCCCAGGCGGCCCGGAATTATGTCCTTCGGGTGGAGGAACTTTTGGGAGTTCCCATCTCCCTGGTTTCGGTGGGTCCTGACCGGGATCAGACCATCAGACGATAA
- a CDS encoding GAF domain-containing sensor histidine kinase, with translation MHCNEVLGCRTSSSPGEQDGGANLGDEGNILLRVVQLLSRNDLPFGEKLQQGLLILLQRMGAERGSIMLLTDDQTRLEVMASSKPSLVGLVQDIREDTVSGHVLATGEPLLIRDILGDERFKPRGVSYKTTSLISVPLRSAQGGHVLGVVNVSDRQDGISFDSDDANLLQTYAGWISPLLENCRLFEQVRQEKDRYKVLARELEHKRNELLVSTMERADLVQMVVHDFKSPLSAIIATYDLLLYMGVNAKQRRIIANGLEGAKNLRKMINDFLETARVQELQSDVFRLAPVDISLVIQQEVERIQIVLKQRNLILQVSTGSNVLVSGDSSLLAHLFQNLLSNAVKYTPAGGQIRVQLVRGKGHRGTDRQGSYVKFWVEDSGMGVPDVSKHHVFERFARASQAVDQGIQGAGVGLYMCRKIVRLLGGSIWVEDSELGGAKFCVELPAIAGCEND, from the coding sequence ATGCATTGTAACGAAGTTCTTGGTTGTCGTACCTCTTCTAGCCCGGGGGAACAGGATGGAGGCGCCAACCTGGGTGACGAGGGAAACATCTTGCTCCGCGTTGTTCAGCTTTTATCCCGCAATGATCTGCCTTTTGGCGAGAAACTCCAACAAGGATTGTTGATCCTGCTCCAGCGCATGGGCGCCGAAAGGGGATCTATTATGCTTTTGACCGATGACCAAACGCGGCTTGAAGTCATGGCCTCGTCCAAGCCGTCCCTGGTCGGTCTGGTTCAGGATATTCGGGAGGATACTGTTTCTGGGCATGTTCTGGCCACGGGTGAACCTTTATTAATTCGTGACATCTTGGGCGATGAGCGGTTCAAGCCCCGGGGTGTGTCCTACAAGACGACCTCTCTGATATCCGTGCCCCTGCGTTCAGCCCAAGGGGGGCATGTTCTCGGGGTGGTCAATGTTTCCGACAGGCAGGACGGGATCAGTTTTGATTCGGATGATGCGAACCTGCTCCAAACCTATGCCGGATGGATATCCCCCCTGTTGGAGAACTGCCGTTTATTCGAGCAGGTTCGACAGGAAAAGGACAGGTACAAGGTGCTTGCCCGGGAACTGGAGCACAAGCGCAACGAGCTGCTGGTGTCCACAATGGAACGGGCTGATCTTGTGCAGATGGTGGTGCATGATTTTAAAAGTCCCTTATCCGCCATCATTGCCACCTATGATCTGCTTCTCTACATGGGGGTGAATGCAAAACAGCGGCGTATTATTGCCAACGGACTTGAGGGCGCCAAAAACCTGCGTAAGATGATCAATGATTTTCTGGAAACCGCCCGGGTTCAGGAACTCCAGAGCGATGTCTTCCGTCTGGCTCCCGTGGATATTTCTCTGGTGATCCAGCAGGAGGTGGAACGCATTCAGATTGTTCTCAAACAAAGGAATCTTATTCTCCAGGTCTCGACTGGAAGCAACGTTCTAGTGAGCGGAGATTCTTCCCTGCTGGCCCATCTCTTTCAAAATCTGCTTTCTAATGCGGTCAAGTATACACCAGCTGGGGGGCAGATCCGGGTTCAACTGGTCCGCGGTAAGGGCCATCGAGGGACAGATCGTCAGGGGAGTTATGTCAAATTCTGGGTGGAGGATTCGGGCATGGGCGTGCCCGATGTCTCCAAACACCACGTTTTTGAACGGTTTGCCCGGGCGTCCCAGGCCGTTGATCAGGGCATCCAGGGGGCGGGAGTGGGGCTGTATATGTGCAGGAAGATAGTCCGGCTTCTCGGGGGATCCATTTGGGTCGAGGATTCCGAACTGGGCGGGGCGAAATTTTGTGTGGAGTTGCCAGCCATTGCAGGATGCGAAAATGATTGA
- a CDS encoding response regulator — MIDAHAPILVVDDVGPSRQAVVNVLDVLGFSHILEAANGAEAWQLMRDGQDQLGLVISDWKMPRMSGIELLKRVRTHASLCEIPFLLFTSKVEPGDLALAADMGVSGYLVKPLDISVLQHKLYILSREVSTRGNTAVLTLETLVREGRLPEARELVVRMIRSAGEEPDSFSLYGQALLARLDGDLERAGTLIDACLRHAPLMGRAWLLRARILHEAGDMDQARSSVDKAMQLSPDNVEYVLFRGKLELDDHNIPQSRLFFMTALNMAPGDDKVREKVWRMHIEADQVHEAMQEFGPYLWAFLSSEVLNDTALALRKKGKTEVAVRVYREALRKDPANTRLLFNLAMAEVRLSDTRNALKHLQRVVDMDPDFHAAHNVLDKMRSRNKKPL; from the coding sequence ATGATTGATGCCCATGCTCCGATCCTTGTGGTTGACGATGTGGGTCCCTCCCGGCAGGCAGTGGTCAATGTTCTTGATGTGCTGGGTTTTTCCCACATTCTTGAGGCGGCCAACGGGGCAGAGGCCTGGCAGCTCATGCGTGATGGACAGGATCAGCTCGGACTGGTCATTTCCGATTGGAAAATGCCCCGCATGTCAGGCATTGAGCTGCTCAAAAGGGTACGAACCCATGCTTCTTTGTGCGAGATTCCTTTTTTACTGTTTACTTCCAAGGTCGAACCCGGTGATTTGGCCTTGGCCGCGGATATGGGGGTGAGCGGCTACCTGGTCAAGCCATTGGATATCAGTGTCCTGCAGCATAAGCTTTACATTTTGAGCCGCGAGGTCTCGACACGGGGAAATACGGCTGTCCTCACGCTTGAAACCCTTGTTCGTGAGGGGCGGCTCCCTGAAGCCCGGGAGCTTGTGGTTCGGATGATCAGGTCGGCCGGAGAGGAGCCGGACAGTTTTTCCCTTTACGGGCAGGCGTTGCTGGCGCGTCTTGACGGTGATCTGGAACGGGCCGGAACGCTGATCGATGCATGCCTACGCCACGCACCCCTCATGGGGCGGGCCTGGCTGTTGCGGGCCAGGATTCTGCATGAGGCAGGAGACATGGATCAGGCCCGAAGCAGCGTGGACAAGGCCATGCAGCTCAGTCCGGACAACGTGGAATACGTGCTTTTCCGGGGCAAGCTGGAGCTGGACGATCACAATATCCCCCAGTCCCGACTGTTTTTTATGACCGCTCTGAACATGGCCCCGGGGGACGACAAGGTCAGGGAGAAGGTCTGGAGGATGCACATCGAGGCGGACCAGGTGCATGAGGCCATGCAGGAGTTTGGCCCCTATCTGTGGGCATTTTTGTCTTCGGAAGTCCTGAACGATACGGCCCTGGCCCTGAGAAAAAAGGGAAAAACAGAGGTTGCGGTCAGGGTGTATCGCGAAGCCCTGCGCAAGGACCCTGCCAACACCCGGTTGCTTTTCAACCTGGCCATGGCCGAGGTGCGTTTATCGGATACCAGGAACGCCCTCAAGCATTTGCAACGGGTCGTGGATATGGATCCTGATTTTCATGCCGCTCACAACGTGCTGGACAAGATGAGGTCCAGAAACAAGAAGCCCCTGTGA
- the ftsE gene encoding cell division ATP-binding protein FtsE, whose translation MIHVKSLSHSFGSHWALKDVSFSLRQGEFLFLVGPSGAGKTTLMRILHGALPVQRGRVNVAGMDLGTLRASRLHRLRRQIGVVFQDFKVLPGRTVFDNVALPLRVQGQKAQVVQHRVRAVLRSLELDTKARCLCQELSGGEQQRVAIARSVVVKPKIILADEPTGNLDPDLGRRLMNVFHQFNRHGTTIVFATHNRDILANTPMANILYLRDGAPVALESPSGQGLRRELWARRTTGSCEEG comes from the coding sequence ATGATCCACGTCAAATCCCTTTCCCATTCCTTTGGCTCCCACTGGGCGCTCAAGGACGTTTCCTTTTCCCTGCGTCAGGGGGAATTCCTGTTTCTTGTGGGCCCTTCGGGCGCGGGCAAGACCACGCTCATGCGTATTTTGCACGGTGCTCTGCCTGTTCAGCGGGGGCGGGTCAATGTGGCCGGCATGGATCTGGGCACCTTGCGTGCCAGCCGATTGCACCGCCTGCGCCGCCAGATCGGGGTGGTTTTTCAGGATTTCAAGGTTCTGCCCGGGCGTACGGTTTTTGACAATGTGGCCCTGCCCCTGCGGGTTCAGGGGCAAAAGGCCCAGGTTGTCCAGCACCGTGTCCGGGCGGTTCTCCGGAGTCTCGAACTGGACACCAAGGCCCGCTGCCTGTGCCAGGAGCTTTCCGGAGGCGAGCAGCAGCGGGTGGCCATTGCCCGTTCCGTGGTGGTCAAACCCAAGATTATCCTGGCCGATGAACCTACCGGCAATCTGGACCCTGATCTGGGCAGGCGGCTCATGAATGTCTTTCACCAGTTCAACCGGCACGGCACAACCATTGTCTTTGCCACCCACAATCGGGACATCCTGGCCAATACGCCCATGGCGAACATCCTGTACCTGCGCGACGGAGCGCCTGTTGCCCTGGAAAGCCCGTCGGGCCAGGGACTTCGCCGGGAGCTTTGGGCCAGACGAACCACAGGCAGTTGCGAGGAGGGATGA
- a CDS encoding cell division protein FtsX — MIALGGLFTQGIRDIFRTPWALCLTVAAVGLVAFLAGMFLMLVNTIEDQIVRRQAEVQFQVYWQQGADLERVRAAWQSMEQLPDLVGTTTFTPDGGLDVLAQAFADQVDLTGFKQASPLPATALLTFTLPSRDQNQWVQSMLARLQSLPLVASVHYNPLRIDVVHSWMRVSHAMFWPVICFLILVVGLVVGNTIKLALFQRQDEIEILRLVGASRLYIRLPLVVGGAVQGLLGGLLALGLLGLVHLGLQDMLYFPPLWIEVPFLSVQEILGMLGMLMGVGIVSSFVAVKEG; from the coding sequence GTGATCGCATTGGGGGGATTGTTCACCCAGGGAATCAGGGATATTTTCCGCACACCGTGGGCCTTGTGTCTGACGGTGGCCGCCGTTGGTCTGGTTGCGTTTTTGGCGGGCATGTTTCTCATGCTGGTCAACACCATCGAAGATCAGATTGTGCGACGGCAGGCCGAGGTGCAGTTCCAGGTCTACTGGCAGCAGGGGGCCGATCTCGAGCGGGTCAGGGCAGCATGGCAATCCATGGAACAACTTCCCGATCTGGTGGGGACCACGACCTTTACCCCGGATGGAGGACTGGACGTTCTGGCCCAGGCCTTTGCCGACCAGGTTGATCTGACGGGATTCAAGCAGGCCAGCCCGTTGCCGGCGACGGCCCTGCTGACCTTTACCCTGCCCTCCAGGGATCAGAATCAATGGGTCCAATCCATGCTTGCCAGACTGCAATCCCTGCCCCTTGTGGCCTCGGTCCACTACAATCCGCTCAGGATCGATGTTGTCCATTCCTGGATGCGGGTGAGCCATGCCATGTTCTGGCCGGTCATCTGTTTTCTGATTCTGGTGGTGGGGCTGGTGGTGGGCAACACCATCAAGCTGGCTCTTTTCCAGAGGCAAGACGAGATCGAGATTCTTCGCCTGGTGGGGGCCAGTCGCTTGTACATCCGGCTTCCCCTTGTGGTGGGCGGGGCGGTTCAGGGACTTCTGGGAGGCCTTTTGGCCCTGGGCCTGCTGGGCCTTGTTCACCTGGGGCTGCAGGACATGCTGTATTTTCCGCCTTTGTGGATCGAAGTGCCCTTTTTGTCCGTACAGGAGATTCTGGGCATGCTCGGGATGCTCATGGGCGTGGGGATTGTCAGCAGTTTTGTGGCCGTGAAGGAAGGGTGA
- a CDS encoding aspartate/glutamate racemase family protein: MKIAVIAGTRFDTALGCSLLERSGILCHPIPMARTPEEQNLLQYTNTNGLQQTMEEAVNRLEHRGFQGVMVFCNSLASSINMDQLRQQTSLPIITPLDVYQNMPDQWQRILLMTANAHTLGTIEALLLARNAHMEITGFSSLDLIKRIEHQEARQVMADYPLNHLLALTRQQNLEAIVLGCTHLTKIFDHIRAITPLPVMDTGTIMAEMVKASLT; encoded by the coding sequence GTGAAAATCGCCGTTATTGCCGGAACCCGGTTTGACACGGCCCTGGGCTGTTCCCTGCTGGAGCGCTCCGGAATTCTTTGTCATCCCATACCCATGGCCAGGACGCCGGAAGAACAGAACCTCCTCCAGTACACAAACACCAACGGCCTGCAACAAACCATGGAAGAGGCTGTTAACCGGCTGGAACACAGGGGCTTTCAAGGTGTCATGGTCTTTTGCAACTCCCTGGCCTCCAGCATCAATATGGACCAGCTCAGACAGCAAACCTCCCTGCCCATTATCACTCCCCTTGATGTCTACCAGAACATGCCGGACCAGTGGCAACGGATCCTGCTCATGACGGCCAACGCCCATACCCTGGGGACGATCGAGGCCCTGCTCCTGGCCCGAAACGCGCACATGGAGATCACCGGATTTTCCAGCCTTGACCTGATCAAACGCATTGAACACCAGGAGGCCCGTCAGGTCATGGCCGACTATCCCCTGAACCACCTGCTTGCCCTGACCCGGCAGCAAAACCTTGAAGCCATTGTTCTGGGATGCACCCACCTCACGAAGATTTTTGACCATATCCGGGCCATCACCCCCTTGCCGGTCATGGACACGGGCACCATCATGGCCGAAATGGTCAAGGCCTCCCTGACATGA
- a CDS encoding ABC transporter substrate-binding protein: MKKIYYCLLVCLVLWGIPALAARDDGYNPRPEPGYNGPLFRIAYLEGGPYMDYQKSFRGTIAALADLGWIEPIELPPTSDPNETRALWDYVAEHAKSRYIRFLKDGFYTSGWNAAIRPQTRETLITRMNRDKDIDLVMAMGTWAGQDLANDRHHVPTIVISTSNPLQAGIIKSPQDSGFDHLHAQIDPTRYERQVRLFHDVIGFQRLGLVYENTPAGRGYAAVDDVEKVAREEGFEVVHYEDTFDIDDLDLAYTRLVKAMNALAPKVDAFYITANRGIQESRMDSILAPVFKYKLPTFSQSGSREVELGVLMSISQAGHKYIGAFYASTIGKIINGAVPRYLTQIYEEPPKIALNLETAKRIDYNPPFDILLSADEIYEKIEHVHN; the protein is encoded by the coding sequence ATGAAAAAAATTTATTATTGCCTGCTGGTGTGTCTGGTTCTCTGGGGAATTCCTGCCCTGGCTGCCCGGGATGACGGATATAATCCCCGTCCCGAGCCGGGGTACAATGGCCCCCTTTTTCGGATCGCCTATTTGGAAGGTGGTCCGTACATGGATTATCAGAAGAGTTTTAGGGGAACCATTGCTGCCCTGGCCGATCTGGGATGGATTGAGCCCATTGAACTGCCCCCGACCAGCGACCCCAACGAAACCAGGGCCCTTTGGGACTATGTGGCCGAGCACGCCAAGAGCAGATATATCCGGTTTTTGAAGGATGGTTTCTATACCTCGGGCTGGAATGCGGCCATCCGCCCCCAAACCCGGGAAACGCTGATCACCAGGATGAACAGGGACAAGGATATTGATCTGGTCATGGCCATGGGCACCTGGGCGGGTCAGGACCTGGCTAATGATCGTCACCATGTACCCACCATTGTCATTTCAACGAGCAATCCTCTTCAGGCAGGGATCATCAAGAGCCCTCAGGATTCGGGGTTTGATCACCTGCATGCCCAGATAGATCCGACCCGCTATGAACGGCAGGTTCGCCTGTTCCACGATGTCATCGGCTTTCAGCGTCTTGGCCTTGTGTATGAGAATACCCCGGCAGGCCGGGGGTATGCGGCTGTGGATGATGTGGAAAAGGTGGCCCGGGAGGAGGGGTTCGAGGTGGTTCACTACGAGGACACCTTTGACATTGATGATCTGGATCTGGCGTACACGCGGCTGGTCAAGGCCATGAATGCTCTGGCTCCCAAGGTGGACGCCTTTTACATAACTGCCAATCGGGGGATTCAGGAGTCCAGGATGGACAGCATCCTGGCCCCGGTTTTCAAGTACAAACTGCCCACCTTTTCCCAGTCGGGTTCACGCGAGGTGGAATTGGGCGTGCTCATGAGCATTTCCCAGGCCGGGCACAAGTACATCGGGGCGTTCTACGCCTCCACCATAGGCAAGATTATCAATGGGGCGGTTCCCAGGTATCTGACCCAGATTTATGAAGAACCACCCAAGATCGCGTTGAATCTGGAAACCGCCAAAAGAATCGACTACAATCCGCCTTTTGATATCCTGCTTTCGGCAGATGAAATTTACGAAAAGATCGAGCACGTCCACAACTAG